From Podospora bellae-mahoneyi strain CBS 112042 chromosome 3, whole genome shotgun sequence, the proteins below share one genomic window:
- a CDS encoding hypothetical protein (EggNog:ENOG503NVVB; COG:Q) gives MGSLSLSSFYSLESLPVEDRALFDRFGRGEIVPPPFTVVHHAFESIALENPNVIAARHFDGSMITYGDLDHHANILANELQTRFGFKSGARAVLVYSRSIEMLIFILAVLKAGGQYIPIDGGIIPVETLSHVVSDSSAELVLCLPKYADKATKACRHEAPVVSLDLASDIWTSGITGSPNVHVQPQDGAYIIYTSGTTGRPKGVEVTHSNVCHTLLVEPAKLDITIGKNVAQQLNVAFDMCAWEILATLMNGGTLHLRGSGNELWTACLKQVDIVISTPSVAIKRFPLHEDFPNLRTIVVGGEPCPKPLADHWAQHTGTRFINICGPTEITILNTAHIHKFGGPLTIGKPNPNTTLYILDDNQNPVKIGDPGVMWVGGAGVSKGYVNLPELSAARYKLDKFTRDGSMMFNTGDLVRWNADGCLETLGRRDDQVKINGFRVELDGVSRAIESCATVVKGCALKIDSTLWGFYSAAESIDEAELQTGVVNGKIDKRVLRDIAAAIAHGDNSGIHTPRSGVAIVRDGSTPSATDLKKASLPSSSNSTDSGKPEVLELPRKKGFQGWRWLRHTGLSAYRKLFGIIFIANAVAFVLVLWQSRESSYQLPLGTLATAVSANLLASVLLRQDYVVNVLFWLATRMPTSAPLSIRRHLARVYHYGGVHSGASVAASLWWVVFTVSASIRFAPASPTQPPQRIAVLVVTYLIFFLLLAILIMAYPSVRAKLHDQFEWTHRFAGWTALALVWAHLIIVTAALPNTQPLATALSQTPALYLLALTTLSIAASWLRLRRVKVAVEPLSRHAVRLHFDFKTPRQCSSLGVRITDRPLVEWHAFAAIPEPYGKPGLSLLVSRAGDWTERIIENPPTHLWTRGEPTSGVLAIAPLFKKIVLVATGSGIGPCLPVIMERKVPCRILWSTKNPLKTYGQGIIDEVKRCDETAVVWDTDNMGRPDLVQLAWDLYQESGAECVCIISNAKTTKKVVYQLETRGIPAFGPIWDS, from the exons ATGGGCTCTCTTTCGCTATCCTCCTTTTACTCTCTCGAGTCTCTGCCAGTCGAGGACCGAGCTCTGTTTGACCGCTTTGGCCGCGGAGAGATCGTTCCCCCTCCTTTTACTGTCGTCCACCATGCATTTGAGTCAATAGCATTGGAAAACCCCAACGTTATTGCGGCTCGCCATTTCGACGGCTCTATGATAACATATGGAGATCTTGACCATCATGCCAATATCTTAGCCAACGAGTTGCAAACGCGGTTTGGTTTCAAGAGCGGAGCGCGAGCGGTCTTAGTCTATTCACGGTCTATCGAGATGCTCATCTTCATTCTTGCTGTGCTCAAAGCAGGTGGACAGTATATTCCCATCGACGGCGGCATCATTCCGGTAGAGACTCTCAGCCATGTGGTCTCGGACTCGTCAGCAGAACTTGTCCTCTGCCTGCCCAAATATGCCGACAAGGCCACTAAAGCATGTCGTCACGAAGCTCCTGTTGTCAGTCTTGACCTCGCAAGTGACATATGGACGTCTGGGATTACTGGCAGTCCAAATGTACACGTCCAGCCCCAGGATGGAGCCTACATCATCTATACCTCAGGCACCACCGGACGCCcaaagggggttgaggttacACACAGTAATGTTTGTCATACCTTGTTGGTTGAGCCTGCAAAGCTGGATATCACCATCGGCAAGAATGTGGCCCAGCAGTTGAACGTGGCGTTCGATATGT GCGCTTGGGAGATATTAGCAACACTCATGAATGGCGGAACTCTGCATCTGAGAGGTAGTGGAAACGAACTCTGGACTGCATGTCTAAAGCAAGTTGACATTGTTATCTCCACCCCGTCAGTGGCCATCAAACGTTTCCCTCTTCATGAGGacttccccaacctcagGACAATTGTCGTGGGCGGTGAGCCATGCCCGAAACCTCTTGCAGATCATTGGGCACAGCACACGGGGACCAGATTCATCAATATTTGCGGCCCGACCGAGATCACCATTCTCAACACTGCCCACATCCACAAGTTTGGTGGACCGTTGACCATCGGCAAGCCTAATCCCAACACAACGCTCTATATTCTGGATGACAATCAGAATCCTGTCAAGATCGGTGACCCTGGAGTCatgtgggttgggggagctggCGTATCTAAGGGCTATGTCAACTTGCCCGAGTTGAGTGCGGCCAGGTACAAGCTCGACAAGTTCACCAGAGATGGAAGCATGATGTTTAATACAGGCGACCTGGTGCGATGGAATGCGGACGGATGTCTCGAGACTCTGGGTCGCCGAGACGATCAGGTGAAAATTAATGGCTTCCGTGTTGAGCTAGACGGTGTCTCTCGCGCCATCGAGTCTTGCGCAACCGTTGTCAAAGGATGCGCACTCAAGATCGACAGTACACTTTGGGGTTTTTACTCCGCGGCTGAATCTATTGATGAGGCTGAATTGCAAACTGGTGTTG TGAATGGCAAGATCGATAAGCGTGTACTGCGGGACattgccgccgccatcgcccaCGGTGATAACTCAGGGATTCACACCCCTCGATCGGGTGTCGCCATTGTCAGAGATGGTTCGACTCCGAGCGCCACGGATCTCAAAAAGGCATCCTTGCCGAGCAGCAGTAACTCTACTGACAGTGGCAAACCCGAGGTTCTTGAGCTGCCGCGTAAAAAGGGGTTTCAAGGCTGGCGCTGGCTGCGCCACACAGGCTTGTCAGCCTACCGCAAGCTGTTTGGCATTATTTTTATCGCCAATGCTGTTGCCTTTGTCCTTGTTCTGTGGCAGAGCCGAGAGTCCAGCTATCAACTTCCTCTTGGCACCCTCGCCACGGCTGTCAGCGCAAACCTCCTAGCATCTGTCTTGCTCCGGCAAGATTATGTTGTTAATGTTCTTTTTTGGCTCGCCACGCGTATGCCAACTTCTGCACCACTCTCTATTCGCAGACACTTAGCTCGCGTCTATCACTATGGTGGTGTGCATTCGGGAGcttctgttgctgcttctttGTGGTGGGTAGTGTTCACCGTTTCAGCGAGCATTCGCTTTGCACCAGCTAGCCCAactcagcctcctcaacgAATTGCGGTCCTGGTGGTAACTTACCTGATATTTTTCCTGCTCCTGGCAATCCTGATCATGGCTTACCCTTCTGTCCGTGCCAAGTTGCATGACCAGTTTGAGTGGACGCATCGTTTCGCCGGATGGACGGCATTGGCTCTGGTGTGGGCCCATCTCATTATCGTCACAGCGGCCTTACCAAACACCCAGCCCTTGGCAACAGCCCTGTCCCAAACACCGGCTTTGTACCTTTTGGCTCTAACAACCCTCTCAATTGCTGCTTCGTGGCTCCGCCTTCGTCGCGTCAaggttgctgttgagccTCTGTCGAGGCACGCAGTCCGTTTGCACTTTGATTTCAAGACTCCACGGCAATGTTCATCATTGGGAGTCCGCATTACCGATCGCCCCTTAGTGGAATGGCACGCCTTTGCGGCTATTCCCGAGCCGTATGGGAAACCAGGATTGTCTCTTCTCGTATCCCGTGCTGGTGACTGGACTGAACGCATCATTGAAAACCCGCCGACGCATCTTTGGACACGGGGCGAACCAACGTCAGGAGTGCTGGCCATTGCACCCCTTTTCAAGAAAATTGTTTTGGTTGCGACAGGATCTGGGATTGGACCCTGTCTCCCGGTCATCATGGAACGTAAAGTTCCTTGCCGGATCTTGTGGAGCACCAAAAATCCACTGAAAACCTACGGCCAGGGGATAATTGATGAAGTGAAAAGGTGCGATGAGACGGCTGTCGTGTGGGATACTGACAACATGGGAAGACCAGACTTGGTCCAGCTGGCATGGGACTTGTATCAGGAGAGTGGAGCCGAGTGTGTCTGTATCATCAGCAATGCGAAGACTACGAAGAAAGTGGTGTACCAGTTGGAGACGAGAGGAATTCCGGCTTTTGGACCAATTTGGGATTCGTGA
- the NMD3 gene encoding ribosome-binding protein (BUSCO:EOG09262CA4; EggNog:ENOG503NTWS; COG:J) — protein MDLDTPMGMAPMLGTARTGATILCCNCGSPIDGTSSAGAMCYDCIKLTVDISKTIPREAHIQFCRDCDRWLMPPNTWVNAAPESKELLALCLKRLRNITKVRIVNAEFIWTEPHSRRIKVKITIQDSVADGVLMQQSFEVVYVVGTQQCKDCAKSYTANVWRASVQVRQKVPHKRTFLLLEQLILKHQAHRDTINIKEEKGGIDFYFAHRNQAEAFLSFLKSVIPIFVKDSRQLISQDNHTGDKSYKFNYSVEIVPICRDDLVALPLKLARSIGNITPLVLCHRIGTSVNLLDPNTLQTAEISSDVFWRAPFQPLAGTPDLVEFIVMDVEPTNVRKGKWVLSEVQVARAADLGVNDHTYFTRTHLGNLLHAGDSVLGYMLTGTNFNSSALDAIENSRAFGSTIPDVILVKKHYPNRRKNRKRNWKLKRMAKDEGELLPKAADQEKMEAEYEMFLRDVEEDEELRAALALYKNTKKKQQDADAMSIAETEMTGVDDGPRINMDELLDDFDELGIHDE, from the exons ATGGATCTCGACACTCCCATGGGTATGGCCCCAATGCTGGGCACAGCGCGCACTGGCGCAACCATCTTGTGCTGCAACTGCGGCTCTCCCATTGATGGCACCTCTTCCGCCGGTGCCATGTGCTACGACTG TATCAAATTGACCGTCGATATCTCGAAAACCATCCCCCGCGAAGCCCATATCCAGTTCTGCCGTGACTGCGACCGATGGCTGATGCCCCCCAACACCTGGGTCAATGCTGCGCCCGAGTCCAAAGAGTTGCTGGCTTTGTGTTTGAAGAGGTTACGAAATATCACCAAGGTCCGCATTGTCAACGCAGAGTTCATCTGGACGGAACCACATTCGCGAAGAATCAAGGTTAAGATCACAATCCAGGACTCAGTGGCTGATGGTGTCCTCATGCAACAAAGTTTCGAGGTAGTCTACGTCGTGGGTACACAGCAGTGCAAGGACTGCGCCAAGTCATACACAGCCAACGTTTGGAGAGCGTCAGTACAAGTCCGTCAAAAGGTGCCCCACAAGAGGACCTTTTTGCTATTGGAGCAGCTTATCCTCAAGCACCAAGCGCATCGGGACACGATCAACAtcaaggaagaaaagggcgGTATCGACTTTTACTTTGCTCACAGAAATCAAGCCGAAgctttcctttctttcctcaAATCAGTCATTCCCATTTTTGTCAAGGACTCGAGGCAACTTATTTCGCAAGACAACCACACAGGCGACAAGTCATACAAGTTCAACTACTCCGTCGAGATTGTCCCCATTTGCAGAGATGATTTGGTGGCCCTGCCACTCAAATTGGCCCGGTCGATTGGCAACATTACGCCCCTTGTCCTCTGCCACAGGATAGGAACGTCCGTCAACCTTCTCGACCCCAACACTCTTCAGACAGCCGAAATCAGCTCCGACGTCTTCTGGCGCGCACCATTCCAGCCTCTTGCCGGTACACCCGACTTGGTCGAGTTCATTGTCATGGACGTCGAACCAACAAACGTCCGCAAGGGCAAGTGGGTTCTGTCAGAAGTGCAAGTTGCCCGCGCCGCCGATCTCGGTGTAAACGACCACACCTATTTCACCAGAACTCATCTGGGCAACCTGTTGCATGCTGGAGACTCGGTCCTTGGTTATATGCTCACGGGAACAAACTTCAACTCTTCCGCTCTGGACGCCATTGAGAACTCTCGTGCGTTCGGGTCGACGATTCCAGATGTCATTCTGGTCAAGAAGCACTACCCCAACAGGCGCAAGAACAGGAAGCGCAACTGGAAGCTCAAGCGCATGGCCAAGGATGAGGGCGAGTTGCTGCCCAAGGCGGCCGATcaggagaagatggaggctGAGTACGAGATGTTCTTgcgggatgtggaggaggatgaggagttgCGGGCCGCGTTGGCGTTGTACAAgaacaccaagaagaagcagcaggatgCGGACGCGATGAGCATTGCCGAGACAGAGATGACGGGTGTGGATGATGGGCCGAGGATCAATATGGATGAGCTGCTGGATGATTTTGATGAGTTGGGCATTCATGATGAGTAG